From a region of the Myxococcaceae bacterium JPH2 genome:
- a CDS encoding pilus assembly protein PilP yields the protein MKTFKATITAAMLTLALSACESSPRPPPAPPPPPKAVAAAPEPKAEVPAAPAFVYTYSPVGKRDPFRSPLSELGPIQRDQPEHTCNEPLCAFDIDQLKLVAVVTGDASPVAMVEDPLGRGHIVRRNTRMGRQGGKVTQILRDSVTVTEVFTGAKGELISNPVSMQLKADAKLDPAYNLMTGKNWE from the coding sequence ATGAAGACGTTCAAGGCCACGATAACTGCTGCGATGCTGACGCTGGCGCTGTCCGCCTGCGAGTCCAGCCCGCGGCCGCCTCCTGCTCCGCCGCCGCCTCCCAAGGCAGTGGCGGCAGCGCCAGAGCCCAAGGCCGAGGTTCCGGCTGCTCCGGCGTTCGTCTACACCTACAGCCCGGTGGGCAAGCGGGATCCTTTCCGCAGTCCGCTGAGCGAGCTGGGCCCCATCCAGCGCGATCAGCCCGAGCACACCTGCAACGAGCCGCTGTGCGCGTTCGACATCGACCAGTTGAAGCTGGTGGCGGTCGTCACGGGCGATGCCAGTCCCGTCGCGATGGTGGAAGACCCCTTGGGACGCGGTCACATCGTGCGTCGCAACACCCGCATGGGGCGGCAGGGCGGCAAGGTGACACAGATTCTCCGGGACTCGGTCACTGTGACCGAGGTCTTCACGGGGGCCAAGGGCGAGCTCATCTCCAATCCGGTGAGCATGCAGCTCAAGGCCGACGCGAAGCTGGACCCCGCCTACAACCTGATGACGGGCAAGAACTGGGAGTAG
- a CDS encoding two-component sensor histidine kinase has product MKWRIASVAFLLGSLSTGLTWLTLQPVLIRLLEIARRFALPGTAEAEGLARVRGFLPLALGLDLVALSVLAYLVLDTTVGRPLRATEESVEQLGRLELDLPLSSQGGPLMSRIQRALQRMADALRQEQALTRSQLEELRQTNARLAHAQTELVAAERLATVGRLAAGVAHEVGNPLSGILGYLSLARARAQTPELRDYLGHIDQEVLRIDRIIRGLLDLGRPAASVSTPVDVGQVVETCTRLVRAGPELSGVEVAFDLAPGVLARADSGPLSQIVINLLLNAAQAMGGQGRVRVTSRREGDAVRVDVEDSGPGIPSEVMPRLFEPFFTTKGRQGTGLGLAVSLRLVQGMGGRLTAENAPGGGARFSVFLPAFLRGPEV; this is encoded by the coding sequence GTGAAGTGGCGCATCGCCAGCGTCGCGTTCCTGTTGGGGTCGCTCTCCACGGGGCTGACCTGGCTGACGCTGCAGCCGGTGCTGATCCGCTTGCTGGAGATCGCGCGGCGCTTCGCGCTTCCCGGCACCGCCGAGGCAGAGGGGCTGGCGCGCGTGCGCGGGTTCCTGCCGCTGGCGCTCGGGTTGGATCTCGTCGCGCTGTCGGTGCTCGCATACCTGGTGCTCGACACCACGGTGGGACGTCCGCTGCGCGCCACCGAAGAGTCTGTCGAACAGCTCGGGAGGTTGGAGCTCGACCTGCCCTTGTCCTCACAGGGCGGGCCGTTGATGTCGCGCATCCAGCGTGCGCTGCAGCGAATGGCGGACGCGCTGCGCCAGGAGCAGGCCCTCACGCGCAGCCAGTTGGAGGAACTGCGGCAGACGAACGCGCGGCTGGCTCATGCGCAGACGGAGTTGGTCGCCGCGGAGCGGTTGGCCACCGTGGGCCGGCTCGCGGCGGGTGTGGCGCACGAGGTGGGCAACCCCCTGTCCGGTATCCTCGGGTATCTGTCCCTGGCCCGTGCCCGGGCCCAGACACCCGAGCTGCGTGACTACCTGGGTCACATCGATCAGGAAGTGCTGCGGATCGATCGGATCATCCGTGGCCTGCTTGACTTGGGCCGCCCGGCGGCCTCGGTGTCGACTCCGGTGGATGTGGGGCAGGTAGTGGAGACGTGCACGCGGCTCGTGCGCGCGGGCCCGGAGCTGTCCGGCGTGGAGGTGGCCTTCGACCTGGCGCCGGGCGTGTTGGCTCGCGCGGATTCAGGTCCGCTGTCCCAGATTGTCATCAACCTGTTGCTCAACGCCGCTCAGGCAATGGGCGGGCAGGGGCGCGTGCGCGTCACGTCCCGACGCGAGGGCGATGCGGTTCGCGTGGATGTGGAGGACTCCGGCCCTGGCATTCCGAGCGAGGTGATGCCGCGCCTCTTCGAGCCCTTCTTCACGACGAAAGGGCGCCAGGGGACTGGCCTGGGGTTGGCGGTGTCCTTGCGACTGGTTCAGGGGATGGGAGGTCGGCTGACCGCCGAGAACGCGCCCGGAGGGGGGGCTCGCTTCTCGGTGTTCCTGCCCGCCTTCCTTCGTGGTCCGGAAGTGTGA
- a CDS encoding prepilin peptidase → MTFSSAPGWAESLFFLYLFVLGLCVGSFLNVVIARVPEELSIVRPRSRCPKCGHVLAWYENIPVASWLWLRAKCQACRAPISPRYVLVELLTGLLFLACQRRFGWTYELVPALVLVMLLVPLTFIDLEHWILPFSLTLPGIAAGVLLAIPRGMDVVRDAAVGALVGFLAFRLMEYLGWKVFKKEALGGGDKFLVALLGAFLSWRALLGILFFSSLQGAVVGVALLALTGRAGPRGEPAPESAADAPPPEGEEPEAEPELKMTWEFTRPGLSWGKRLLLIPWCLVFQPIPDAPVDEAGEEEDWVPGPTNIPFGPWLAVAGLELMLLGPWLATVLPRELWLLLGGVR, encoded by the coding sequence GTGACCTTCTCGTCCGCGCCGGGCTGGGCCGAGTCCCTCTTCTTCCTCTACTTGTTCGTGCTCGGACTGTGCGTGGGGAGCTTCCTCAACGTCGTCATCGCACGCGTCCCGGAAGAGCTGAGCATCGTCCGCCCTCGCTCGCGCTGCCCGAAGTGCGGCCACGTGCTGGCCTGGTATGAGAACATCCCTGTTGCTTCATGGCTCTGGCTGAGGGCGAAGTGCCAAGCCTGCCGCGCGCCCATCTCCCCGCGCTACGTCTTGGTGGAATTGCTCACGGGCCTGCTGTTCCTCGCGTGCCAGCGCCGGTTTGGTTGGACCTATGAGTTGGTGCCGGCGCTCGTGCTCGTGATGCTGCTGGTCCCGCTCACGTTCATTGATCTGGAGCATTGGATCCTCCCGTTCTCGCTGACGCTGCCGGGCATCGCGGCGGGCGTGTTGCTCGCGATTCCGCGTGGGATGGATGTCGTGCGGGACGCTGCGGTGGGCGCGCTGGTGGGATTCCTCGCGTTCCGGCTCATGGAGTACCTGGGCTGGAAGGTGTTCAAGAAGGAGGCGCTCGGAGGAGGGGACAAGTTTCTCGTGGCGCTGCTGGGGGCGTTCCTGAGCTGGCGCGCGCTGCTGGGCATCCTCTTCTTCTCATCGTTGCAGGGCGCGGTGGTGGGGGTCGCGTTGCTCGCGCTCACTGGACGGGCGGGACCCAGAGGAGAGCCGGCTCCGGAGTCGGCGGCCGATGCGCCTCCTCCAGAGGGTGAAGAGCCCGAAGCCGAGCCTGAACTCAAGATGACCTGGGAGTTCACCCGGCCGGGTCTGTCCTGGGGCAAGCGGCTGTTGCTCATCCCCTGGTGCCTTGTGTTCCAGCCCATCCCAGACGCGCCCGTGGACGAGGCGGGGGAAGAAGAAGACTGGGTCCCGGGGCCGACCAACATTCCCTTCGGGCCCTGGCTCGCGGTGGCGGGCCTCGAGCTGATGCTCCTGGGGCCTTGGCTCGCGACGGTGCTTCCTCGCGAGCTGTGGCTGCTCCTCGGAGGTGTGCGGTGA
- the pilM gene encoding type IV pilus assembly protein PilM produces the protein MAKGRLALGLDIGSTSIKMIMLKEQRKRGEVGFALQSFGMKPLPPEAIVDGALMNSTAIVQAVQELMSELKVKGKEVAIGVSGHSVIIKKIQMPRMSQEELEESIQWEAEQYIPFDVKDVNIDTQILDGGGNDATGQMDVLLVAAKKDMINDYTTVVSEAGLAPVVVDVDAFAVQNMFSTNYDLPEKETVVLINAGASVVNINIIANGVTVFTRDVTIGGNQFTEEIQKQLNVSYEEAEALKIGGNRADADAVVPQEVERVLSSVAEQVAGEIQRSLDFYAGTAADSNFTKVYLSGGTAKIPALFKTIEARTGVPVEILNPFRKIEVDNRKFDPAFIMDVAPMAAVAVGLALRRPGDKLG, from the coding sequence ATGGCGAAGGGCAGACTGGCACTGGGCCTCGATATCGGATCGACGTCGATCAAGATGATCATGCTCAAGGAGCAGCGCAAGCGCGGCGAGGTCGGCTTCGCGTTGCAGAGCTTCGGCATGAAGCCCTTGCCTCCCGAGGCCATCGTCGACGGCGCCCTGATGAACTCGACGGCCATCGTGCAGGCCGTGCAGGAGCTGATGTCCGAGCTGAAGGTGAAGGGCAAGGAGGTCGCCATCGGCGTCTCCGGTCACTCGGTCATCATCAAGAAGATCCAGATGCCTCGCATGAGCCAGGAAGAGCTCGAGGAGAGCATCCAGTGGGAGGCGGAGCAGTACATCCCCTTCGACGTGAAGGACGTGAACATCGACACGCAGATCCTCGACGGCGGCGGCAATGACGCCACCGGGCAGATGGATGTGCTGCTGGTCGCCGCCAAGAAGGACATGATCAACGACTACACCACCGTCGTCTCGGAGGCCGGGCTCGCCCCGGTGGTGGTGGACGTGGACGCCTTCGCGGTCCAGAACATGTTCTCCACGAACTACGATCTCCCGGAGAAGGAGACGGTGGTGCTCATCAACGCGGGCGCCTCGGTGGTGAACATCAACATCATCGCCAACGGCGTGACGGTGTTCACGCGCGACGTCACCATCGGTGGCAACCAGTTCACCGAGGAGATCCAGAAGCAGCTCAACGTCTCCTACGAGGAGGCGGAAGCGCTGAAGATCGGTGGCAACCGCGCGGACGCGGACGCCGTCGTTCCGCAGGAAGTCGAGCGCGTGCTCTCCAGCGTCGCCGAGCAGGTGGCCGGAGAGATCCAGCGCTCGCTGGACTTCTACGCCGGCACCGCCGCCGACTCGAACTTCACCAAGGTGTACCTGTCCGGCGGCACCGCGAAGATTCCCGCGCTGTTCAAGACCATTGAGGCCCGCACGGGTGTGCCCGTGGAGATCCTCAACCCGTTCCGCAAGATCGAAGTGGACAACCGCAAGTTCGACCCCGCGTTCATCATGGACGTGGCGCCCATGGCCGCGGTGGCAGTGGGACTAGCGCTCCGGCGTCCGGGCGACAAGTTGGGCTGA
- a CDS encoding sigma-54-dependent Fis family transcriptional regulator encodes MPVFRSILVADDEPSIRHVLTLVLTDRGYDVRAVADGDEALRELAARPYDVLLCDVRMPKKDGLSVLRQALADHPSLTVVVMSAYGSQEQALEAVAAGAYDYVQKPFKPEEIAFVLRKAEERERLVRENRRLHDTQNPLAPLGLILGESGSLHAVLKQVAKLAPVDTTVLISGESGTGKELIARELHARSRRAAMPFVAVNCGAIPAGLIESELFGHAKGAFTDARTARHGLFSEADGGTLFLDEVGELPLSAQVKLLRVLQEGELRPVGENRVEKVDVRVVAATLRDLGKLVEKGEFREDLYYRLNVVNLRMPPLRERREDITLLASAFIGRFNRELNRDPPVQGMSPEAEALLTAYGWPGNVRELENAMERAVLLAEDALIQPANLPERLWTAPVPTPSDPGANRMQQVGTDLSLKRAIRELEESYIRAALRRTKGNRTRAAEVLDISHRALLYKIKEYGIDPDAEAERG; translated from the coding sequence ATGCCCGTGTTCCGCTCGATTCTCGTCGCCGACGACGAGCCCTCCATTCGCCACGTCCTGACCCTCGTCCTGACGGACCGGGGATACGACGTCCGCGCCGTTGCTGACGGGGACGAGGCACTGCGCGAGCTGGCTGCGCGCCCCTACGACGTCCTGCTGTGCGATGTCCGCATGCCGAAGAAGGATGGCCTGTCCGTGCTGCGGCAGGCGCTGGCGGATCATCCCTCGCTGACGGTCGTGGTGATGAGCGCCTATGGCTCCCAGGAGCAGGCGCTGGAGGCCGTGGCCGCGGGGGCCTACGACTACGTCCAGAAGCCCTTCAAGCCGGAGGAGATCGCCTTCGTCTTACGCAAGGCGGAGGAGCGGGAGCGGCTCGTTCGCGAGAACCGGCGCCTCCACGACACCCAGAACCCGCTCGCGCCGCTCGGCCTCATCCTGGGTGAGAGCGGCTCTCTTCATGCCGTGCTCAAGCAGGTGGCGAAGCTCGCGCCCGTGGACACCACGGTGCTCATCTCCGGCGAGAGCGGCACGGGCAAGGAACTCATCGCGCGCGAGCTGCATGCGCGCAGCCGTCGCGCGGCCATGCCCTTCGTGGCCGTCAACTGCGGCGCCATCCCCGCGGGCCTCATCGAGAGCGAACTCTTCGGCCACGCCAAGGGCGCCTTCACGGACGCCCGCACGGCTCGACACGGACTCTTCTCCGAGGCGGATGGCGGGACGCTGTTCCTCGATGAAGTGGGGGAACTGCCGCTGTCCGCGCAGGTGAAGCTGCTGCGCGTGCTTCAGGAGGGCGAGCTGCGCCCGGTGGGCGAGAACCGCGTGGAGAAGGTGGACGTGCGCGTTGTGGCCGCCACGCTCCGAGACCTGGGCAAGCTGGTGGAGAAGGGCGAGTTCCGCGAGGACCTCTACTACCGCCTCAACGTGGTGAACCTCCGAATGCCGCCGCTGCGCGAGCGTCGAGAGGACATCACCCTGCTCGCGAGCGCCTTCATCGGGCGCTTCAACCGCGAGCTGAACCGGGATCCCCCCGTGCAGGGGATGTCGCCCGAGGCGGAGGCGCTGCTCACGGCCTACGGTTGGCCAGGCAACGTCCGCGAGTTGGAGAACGCGATGGAGCGCGCGGTGCTGCTGGCCGAGGACGCCCTCATCCAGCCCGCCAATCTCCCCGAGCGCCTGTGGACCGCGCCGGTGCCCACCCCCAGTGACCCTGGTGCCAACAGGATGCAACAGGTTGGAACGGACCTGTCGCTCAAGCGGGCCATCCGAGAGTTGGAGGAGTCGTACATTCGCGCGGCCCTCCGTCGCACGAAGGGGAACCGCACCCGGGCCGCCGAGGTCCTGGACATCAGCCACCGAGCCCTCCTCTATAAAATCAAGGAGTACGGCATCGATCCGGATGCCGAGGCCGAGCGGGGTTGA
- a CDS encoding PilN domain-containing protein gives MMIRINLLPVRAVKKREMGRQILVLFAVVLIGALVGNYLWYSNRDDELQRARKGIADTRAKIAALEKVIGEVKNINARKLEVEKKLAVLDSLRKGRNGPVRMMDALASATPKKVWLNGFTESANAVSITGSATSHDEVAEFMRGLGSMVWTPKGMGRLVEQRREAKTSRVELLSAEVAVEEFPVGDIKPFFANIDLTSAVQSKPTQPGVPAVVDFNITLTADYAI, from the coding sequence ATGATGATCCGCATCAACCTCCTGCCCGTCCGGGCAGTCAAGAAGCGGGAGATGGGCCGGCAGATCCTGGTCCTCTTCGCGGTGGTCCTCATCGGCGCGCTGGTGGGCAACTACCTCTGGTACTCCAATCGCGATGACGAGCTGCAGCGCGCCCGGAAGGGCATTGCGGACACTCGCGCGAAAATCGCCGCCCTGGAGAAGGTGATCGGCGAGGTGAAGAACATCAACGCGCGCAAGCTCGAGGTCGAGAAGAAGCTCGCCGTCCTGGACTCGCTGCGTAAAGGCCGCAACGGGCCGGTTCGCATGATGGACGCGCTCGCTTCCGCGACGCCCAAGAAGGTGTGGCTCAACGGCTTCACCGAGAGCGCCAACGCGGTCAGCATCACCGGCTCGGCCACCAGCCATGACGAGGTCGCCGAGTTCATGCGCGGCCTGGGCAGCATGGTCTGGACGCCCAAGGGGATGGGGCGCCTGGTGGAGCAGCGGCGCGAAGCGAAGACCTCGCGTGTGGAGCTGCTGTCCGCCGAGGTCGCGGTGGAGGAGTTCCCGGTGGGCGACATCAAGCCCTTCTTCGCGAACATCGACCTGACGAGCGCGGTCCAGTCGAAGCCGACCCAGCCGGGCGTGCCCGCCGTGGTCGACTTCAACATCACGCTCACCGCCGACTACGCCATCTGA
- a CDS encoding type 4a pilus biogenesis protein PilO — MEKYLDQLAKASPAAKFGGLAFAVILITALNFFLAIQPTEEEITRREAERRTLDLELAEKSEIAQNLNERRREMDVLEQKLAEALTELPERRDVEELLAQINDIGKKSGLEISRVEPDKEYVGGGEFFARIPIRMTVSGNYHEIAMFLQEMASMRRIVNVNNIRLGEPTMKNEKVVLQSNFLATTFRFIDTKSN; from the coding sequence ATGGAAAAATACCTGGATCAGCTCGCGAAGGCGTCACCGGCGGCCAAGTTCGGTGGTCTCGCGTTCGCCGTCATCCTCATCACCGCGCTCAACTTCTTCCTCGCCATCCAGCCGACGGAAGAGGAGATCACCCGCCGCGAGGCCGAGCGCCGTACGCTCGACCTGGAGCTGGCTGAGAAGAGCGAGATTGCCCAGAACCTCAACGAGCGCCGGCGCGAGATGGACGTGCTGGAGCAGAAGCTCGCCGAGGCGCTGACCGAGCTGCCCGAGCGGCGAGATGTCGAGGAGCTGCTCGCGCAGATCAACGACATCGGCAAGAAGTCCGGCCTGGAGATCTCCCGCGTCGAGCCCGACAAGGAGTACGTGGGCGGCGGCGAGTTCTTCGCCCGCATCCCCATCCGGATGACCGTCAGCGGCAACTACCACGAGATCGCCATGTTCCTGCAGGAGATGGCGAGCATGCGCCGCATCGTGAACGTCAACAACATCCGGCTCGGCGAGCCGACGATGAAGAACGAGAAGGTCGTGCTCCAGAGCAACTTCCTGGCGACGACGTTCCGGTTCATCGACACGAAGAGCAACTAG
- the pilQ gene encoding type IV pilus secretin PilQ encodes MLEKSAVTRGKWIVAAAWAVVLVGATVNGAELNTLRDLQVARTGAGAQVVVTGNRPPTFTVFRLSGPERLVVDLSSADATGIKGHHDGTGPVTGVVASQFSDERASVGRVLVALDKASQYDVRADGNRVVISVDGATETPAVQTAAVAPKPAEVKTAAAPVKAAVAEASTAPVVKPAVVLASAKAPEAVTPAKAVVAEPVKVAEVVPAAKEPVKVAEPVAPAKAAPVVVAEAAPVAKEPAKAPLPENVVAAEADEREVANPAHHITQLALNKDTLRVGTDGDIARYEVLELADPPRLAVDVYGVGMATKAPRVKGGVLDSLRVGAHSDKVRLVLVARGAMPAYRVDRTQNGLEVVLGESVARRPAPKAEANAMVAEISETEPMRSTPIPTPAAAPQVAMVDVKDLSFDESPTGGRIQLKLSGPVVWKVDRPDPRSAVLTLDNAKLPRKFERSLDTSALETPVKMISAFTVPGEGRKVRLVVAADGAIEENVSQASNTLSWRLDVKGVKTEEVAVAQRTAGFTAEAPAYAAEGAPQQSRYKGKRVSFEFKDIDIQNLLRVIAEISKRNIVVADDVSGRVTIRLRNVPWDQALDLILRTKQLGKEDLGNIIRIAPLKTLEEEARLRQERKKSLQQQEELLVNLLPVNYAVAGDMAARVKDVLSDRGSVTVDTRTNVLIVKDIRSHVEKARTLVRSLDTQTPQVLIESRIVEASTTFSRSLGVQWGGQARMSAATGNSTGLIFPNSVGVTGGAGGTAIGVAGTPNFAVNLPAAVGEGAGGALGFVFGSAGGALQLNLRLSAAENEGTVKTISAPKVTTLDNSLARISQGLSIPFSQTSATGVNTTFVEARLSLEVTPHITQDGSILMSINAQNNQPDASNTGANGQPAIQRKEANTQVLVKDGDTTVIGGIYVRRGSTASQRVPFFSKIPVLGLLFKRQTESDERQELLIFITPRILNRQSIAQSL; translated from the coding sequence ATGCTCGAGAAGAGCGCTGTGACGAGGGGCAAGTGGATCGTGGCGGCCGCATGGGCGGTCGTCCTTGTTGGCGCCACGGTGAATGGCGCTGAACTGAATACGCTGCGCGACTTGCAGGTCGCGCGCACGGGAGCTGGCGCCCAGGTGGTGGTCACTGGGAACCGGCCGCCGACCTTCACCGTCTTCCGGCTGAGTGGGCCGGAGCGGTTGGTGGTCGACCTCTCGTCCGCGGATGCCACGGGCATCAAGGGGCACCATGATGGCACCGGCCCGGTGACGGGCGTGGTGGCGTCCCAGTTCTCCGATGAGCGGGCCAGCGTGGGCCGCGTCCTCGTGGCGCTCGACAAGGCGTCCCAGTATGACGTTCGCGCGGACGGCAACCGCGTGGTCATCTCCGTGGATGGCGCCACCGAGACGCCCGCGGTGCAGACCGCGGCCGTCGCGCCCAAGCCGGCCGAGGTGAAGACCGCCGCCGCGCCGGTCAAGGCCGCCGTGGCCGAGGCTTCCACCGCTCCGGTGGTGAAGCCCGCGGTCGTGCTCGCTTCCGCCAAGGCCCCTGAGGCCGTCACTCCGGCGAAGGCCGTGGTGGCCGAGCCCGTGAAGGTGGCCGAGGTGGTCCCGGCTGCCAAGGAGCCCGTGAAGGTCGCCGAGCCGGTCGCGCCCGCGAAGGCCGCGCCCGTGGTCGTCGCCGAGGCTGCTCCAGTCGCCAAGGAGCCTGCGAAGGCGCCGCTGCCCGAGAACGTGGTCGCCGCCGAGGCGGACGAGCGCGAGGTGGCGAACCCCGCGCACCACATCACCCAGCTCGCCCTCAACAAGGACACGCTGCGCGTGGGCACTGATGGCGACATCGCTCGCTACGAGGTCCTGGAGCTGGCGGATCCGCCGCGCCTCGCGGTCGACGTGTACGGCGTGGGCATGGCGACGAAGGCTCCGCGCGTGAAGGGTGGGGTGCTCGACTCCCTGCGCGTTGGCGCTCACTCGGACAAGGTTCGCCTGGTGCTGGTGGCGCGGGGCGCGATGCCCGCGTACCGCGTGGACCGCACGCAGAACGGCCTGGAAGTGGTGCTCGGCGAGTCCGTTGCTCGCAGGCCGGCGCCGAAGGCCGAGGCCAACGCGATGGTCGCGGAGATCTCCGAGACCGAGCCGATGCGCTCGACCCCGATTCCCACCCCGGCCGCCGCGCCGCAGGTCGCGATGGTCGACGTGAAGGACCTGTCCTTCGACGAGAGCCCCACGGGTGGTCGCATCCAGCTCAAGCTCTCCGGTCCAGTGGTGTGGAAGGTGGACCGCCCGGATCCCCGCAGCGCGGTGCTGACCCTGGACAACGCGAAGCTGCCGCGCAAGTTCGAGCGCAGCCTGGACACCAGCGCGCTGGAGACGCCGGTGAAGATGATCAGCGCCTTCACGGTGCCCGGTGAGGGCCGCAAGGTGCGCCTGGTGGTGGCCGCGGACGGCGCCATCGAGGAGAACGTCTCGCAGGCTTCCAACACGCTGAGCTGGCGCCTGGACGTCAAGGGCGTGAAGACGGAGGAGGTGGCCGTCGCCCAGCGTACGGCTGGCTTCACCGCCGAGGCTCCGGCCTACGCCGCGGAAGGCGCCCCGCAGCAGTCGCGCTACAAGGGCAAGCGCGTGTCCTTCGAGTTCAAGGACATCGACATCCAGAACCTCCTGCGCGTCATCGCGGAGATCTCCAAGCGCAACATCGTCGTCGCCGACGACGTGTCGGGCCGGGTGACCATCCGCCTGCGCAATGTTCCCTGGGACCAGGCGCTCGACCTCATCCTGCGCACCAAGCAGCTGGGCAAGGAAGACCTGGGCAACATCATCCGCATCGCGCCGCTGAAGACGTTGGAGGAGGAGGCGCGGCTTCGCCAGGAGCGCAAGAAGTCGCTCCAGCAGCAGGAGGAACTGCTCGTGAACCTCCTGCCCGTCAACTACGCGGTGGCCGGCGACATGGCGGCGCGTGTGAAGGACGTGCTCAGCGACCGTGGCTCCGTGACGGTGGACACGCGCACCAACGTGCTCATCGTGAAGGACATCCGCTCGCACGTGGAGAAGGCCCGCACGCTCGTGCGCAGCCTTGATACGCAGACGCCGCAGGTGCTCATCGAGAGCCGTATCGTCGAGGCCTCCACGACGTTCAGCCGTTCGCTCGGCGTGCAGTGGGGTGGTCAGGCTCGGATGAGCGCGGCCACGGGTAACTCGACGGGGCTCATCTTCCCGAACTCGGTGGGCGTCACGGGTGGCGCGGGTGGTACGGCGATTGGCGTGGCGGGCACGCCGAACTTCGCGGTGAACCTGCCGGCCGCAGTGGGTGAAGGCGCCGGCGGTGCCCTGGGCTTCGTGTTCGGCTCCGCGGGTGGCGCGCTCCAGCTCAACCTGCGCCTGTCCGCGGCGGAGAATGAAGGAACGGTGAAGACCATCTCCGCTCCCAAGGTCACCACGCTGGACAACAGCCTCGCTCGCATCAGCCAGGGTCTGTCCATCCCGTTCAGCCAGACGTCCGCGACCGGCGTGAACACGACCTTCGTCGAGGCTCGCCTGTCGCTCGAGGTGACGCCGCACATCACCCAGGATGGCAGCATCCTGATGTCCATCAACGCGCAGAACAACCAGCCTGACGCGTCCAACACGGGTGCCAACGGTCAGCCTGCCATCCAGCGCAAGGAGGCCAATACCCAGGTGCTCGTGAAGGACGGCGACACCACGGTCATCGGTGGCATCTACGTGCGCCGCGGTTCCACGGCCTCGCAGCGGGTCCCGTTCTTCTCGAAGATTCCCGTCCTGGGTCTGCTCTTCAAGCGGCAGACCGAGAGCGATGAACGTCAGGAACTGCTCATCTTCATCACGCCTCGTATCCTCAACCGCCAGTCGATCGCGCAGAGCCTTTGA
- a CDS encoding prepilin-type N-terminal cleavage/methylation domain-containing protein — protein MIRFFRKKGGFTLIELMIVVAIIGILAAIAIPNFIRFQAKSKQSEAKTNLKALYTSQKAYFGEKDKYLTNFKTLGFTPEAGNRYSYGLAPACKAAAAVTGRAYTTGCIEQDVARFPTAPGTAADPVGTVGVVGTCPSCDFNASAVGNVDNDDNADTWAITSSTTTITLTGTCGNDATAISGGEPGNAYNDVSCP, from the coding sequence ATGATCCGTTTCTTCCGGAAGAAGGGTGGCTTCACCCTGATCGAGCTGATGATCGTGGTCGCCATCATCGGCATCCTGGCCGCCATCGCCATCCCGAACTTCATCCGCTTCCAGGCCAAGTCCAAGCAGTCTGAGGCGAAGACCAACCTGAAGGCGCTGTACACCTCGCAGAAGGCGTACTTCGGCGAGAAGGACAAGTACCTCACCAACTTCAAGACCCTGGGCTTCACGCCTGAGGCTGGCAACCGTTACAGCTACGGCCTGGCGCCGGCCTGCAAGGCTGCCGCCGCGGTCACCGGCCGAGCCTATACCACCGGCTGCATTGAGCAGGACGTCGCCCGGTTCCCCACCGCGCCGGGTACGGCTGCAGATCCCGTCGGCACCGTTGGCGTGGTCGGCACCTGCCCGAGCTGTGACTTCAACGCCTCCGCCGTTGGCAACGTCGACAACGACGACAACGCGGACACGTGGGCCATCACCTCGTCCACCACGACGATCACGCTGACCGGCACCTGCGGCAACGACGCGACCGCCATCTCCGGCGGCGAGCCGGGCAACGCGTACAACGACGTGAGCTGCCCGTGA